A window of Acinonyx jubatus isolate Ajub_Pintada_27869175 chromosome B2, VMU_Ajub_asm_v1.0, whole genome shotgun sequence genomic DNA:
AGCGGTAGTGGGCCCTACACCTTCTGTCTCGGTTTCTTCTCCATCGCGGGGGTGGGGGTTTGGAAAGTTGGGGACACCCAGGCATCAAGGATACTTCCTATCCACCTCACTCGGATTCTGAGGGAGGCTTGGTGCATATGTAGGACCCTGGAGGCTGGACCCCAGTTTCCCACTGCCCCCaattccctccatttttttttttttcttgaggatcATGTCCATGGCCTGTTTCCCTCTGATTTCCAGACAGGACTTAGGTAGGTGTAGAGCTAGAAAGGGGAAGGACTTCAGAAAGCAGAGTCCTTGGTGGGGAGAaacctggcggggggggggtggtttagGGGGGAAAGTTGTGTTGGGTCCTGAGACATGTGTTTGGGTCCCTGGGGGAAAAAGAAGCTTGAGAGAAGGGAGCTTGAGAGAAGGCTGGGGATGTGAATAGGGGTCTCTaaaagggctggggagggggcggtaAATAGCAGGGACATGCCTGGGACAGCCCCAGTGGGAGTGAAAGCAACCCTGGGAATTCACGAACCCCAGGAGGGCAGGCCTTCTCCTTTCATTCTGACCAGGAACTCAGCAGTGATAGTTTCATTCTTGGCTTCCAAGGGAATCTGGAGccctgacttttttaaaaaaaattttaatgtttatttttgagacagagacagagagacagagtatgaatggggagagagcagagagagagagacagacagaatctgaaacaggctccaaactctgagctgttagcacagaaccttatgaggggctcgaactcacgaactgtgagatcatgaccagagctgaagttggacgcttaactgactgagccacccaggcgtccctgaagcCCTGACTTTTGCATGAAGCCCCCATCCCTCAGAGCCCCTGTGTGGGGCCATGTATCCCAAAGAACTCCAACTCCTTCCAGATTTCTGGAGGTAGCCCTAGCCCTCAGAGCCCCTCTGTATCACCTTGTCCCCTAAAGTGTCCcctgggtgcccccccccccccccgccttgggGGCTCTCCCACTCCTCAGGGCCCTTGTACAGCCATGTCTTCCAGAGGATCCCCATGTCCACCCCCATGGTCCTGAACACCTTTGGTGTGATCACTTCTCCCTAGAGGCCTCCTGTAACCCCCTTTCCTCAGAGCCTCGACATGTGGCCGCATCTGCCGGTGGCCCCCCTGACCTCCACTCCTCCAGACCTTGGACCCCcatgtttcccttttcttcccagcTTATCCTTTGGTTTCCCTGCAGTATCTCTGGTTGCCTCACCTCTATGACTCTACCACATTCCCCCAGAGCTCCTTAGGCCCCTTTATCTCCTTGTATGCCCACAGTTCCTGTCTCTTCAGGGGCCTCTGTCTTCCTTCCGTCCCTTAGAGACCTGGGAAATTCTCCCCtcccagacagacagacatagacagcatttcagagaaaagaggTTTATTGGGCTTCATTGAAGGTGCAGATGTCTCCTCATGGGGTGTCTAGTCAAGCAGTGGCTGGATCTTAAGAGTTTCTTGCTTCCTTCTAGAGCTCCCCGGTGTCTCAGattcacttgttttctctctcactggGTTATCCTTATGCTGATGTTCTCTGGCTCTTCATCTCTTgggtgtatctctctctctctctctcttctgatgGCCCTCTATTattcccttccctccatcctccataaataaataatttaattttttccctttataaataatcccccctcccctgcctcctgtcATCCACTCAAGCTCCTCCATGTGTCTGCCTCCTCCACGTGCAAGGCCAGGCCTTCCTTAGATGGGCAGGACAGATGAAGAGCTTTGGCTGGGAATTTCTAGGCAGACTTGAAATCCTCAGCCTCACATTGGTGTAGTTCAGGCGGGTGTGGTCCCCCGGGCTGCCTAGAATTCCTTCTTTGGAAGCTCCAGGTAAGATGAGCAGGGGAGACTTGAGACACGTGGAATGGTCGAAAGAGGTGTGGTGACACCCTTGAAGTGGTCAGCATGGAGGCAAAATGGGAGAAGGTCTTGAAACCAATTAGTTTTCTTTCTGGAGATTTCTACAGAGCAAACGCTCCAAAGAAGACACTACTGGGGCTGAGGAGTAGGTGGGAGATGCCATCTGTGTGAGTGGATAGCTGATCTCCCTGGGTGAGCAGGAACACAGCTCCCTGGTACACAGAGCGCACCCAAGGTCCCTGTGGCCCTGGGCACACGGACTTCTGAGCACTGAGGAGAGGCACGTGGAAGGGGTACTGGGAGGAGAAGAGCTGGACCTCATGGGCCAGGTAGAGAGGGGTCGGGGTGGCCTTGGGGAAGCAGCCTTCCCCAGAGAAGACCACCTGAGAGTAGACAAAGTAGAGGCCACTGGTGGGGACCAGGAGGGAATTGTTGCTCAAGGAGAAGCCATGGCGGAGGAAGGCACGATCTGTGTTTGCTCTCCAGCGCAGTGAGTTCTGGGTGCTGGGGTCTCCTAGGAAGAGCCATAGGGGATGGGAGAGGTCAAGAAGCTGGGGGTCAGCAGTCTTAATCCCTGAGGAAGTAGGTGCTGGACTGGGTTCCTGGGGGGATGGTTGGGAGGACAGATGGGAGAGGGATGCCCCTGTTTTGGGAGGTGGAgaaagttgggggaggggtgcggtAGATGCTTGGTTCCTTGAGGGGGTGTAGGAGGAGAGCTGGGGACTATGTGTCTGGAGGGCCAGATGGTGTTTACCAATAAGATGAGCAGCAGGTTTGAGGGTGCCTTGTGCGAAGTGCTTCTGAGGGTGCTGATAGGTAGTCCGGGCAGCTGAGGGTGAGATGCCAACACCAGGAAGCCCCTAGGGGAGAAGACGGACGAGGATGGCTCTAGGGCCCAAAGATGGGCTGGGCCACCCCTGCTGCCCCCGTTCTCCTGCTGCCTCACCTGGGCCTCAGGCGGCAGGGCCAGCAGCAGccccagaaggaggaggaggaggggggcgcTGCACACCCGCAGGAGGTAGAGCCTTCCAGGTGGTGTCATGGGGAGAACctgcgggggggagagagacagtgagtggggcgGGGCAAGGTGCAGATGACGGCCTCCTGCCTGCCCGCGGAGAGATAGCCATCCGAGAGACAGGGCAAAACGGATAAGAGAAGGGGACAAGATGCAGTCAGGGAAACCCCAAGGTGagcagggggagacagaaagagaaacagagacacggGAAGGGAACAGAGAGGACTCGTGGCAGAAACAGAGAAGGTGtgatagagacagggagaaaatgacTGATGAAGAGTCGGAGGGAggagaaaccaaaaccaaacccacCAAGGCCCAGCCTCAGGCAGGAGGTACAGGAGGGGGGCCGGGGCGCAGGCGGAGGGGCAGAGTGCCCAGGGGAGTCCACCCCCCGGCAGCCCAAGGAGACGGGGCGGGAGAGTCTCACCTGCTCTGTGGGGCCCCTGGGCCCGGACGCCTGGGTCCCTTTATAGAGGAAGCTGCAGTGGCAGCGTGGCAGGCGGCGGGCGGGTTCTAGGCCCTGGCTGGGCCCGGGGAAGCCCCCAGGGCTTAGAAGATGCTGCTGTTTCAGTCGAAGGCAGGAAAGGCTGAGGCCTAGGAGTGAACCGCAGGCTGGGGGCTCAGACGACTGAGTTCTGGGAAAGGGAGTGGGGTCAGGGGAACCGTGggttgggaggggcagggagcagggtcaGGCTTAGGAGTTCCAGGGAAGGGACGGACAGTCAATTCggagaggaggggggagcagCTGGGGCGTGGGCTGGAGGCCTGGTTCCCTGAAGAGCGATTATATATAACACCTCTGCACCCTTGGTTGATTACAGGCTACTCTCTGtgcccatttcctcctctgaTGCCCCCATCCTTGTCCCAAACAGCTCAACTCACACTTGTCCCAGTATGTGGACTTTCCTGGTCATCTGGCAGGTTTTATATCAAGAAGTTCCATGATCTACCCCCTTGCCTGGGACATTCTGGTTTATGCCTGCTGTCCTGGTGAAAATGTTCATGGATCTCCCTTTTGCTCTCAGAAGTGTCCTCGTTTGGAAGATAAATGTTATGGTTCCCCTTCTCAGAGATGTCGTCACATACTCACATACGATGAGGTCTCCTCTCACTGTGGAAGGATGTCTTCTACCTTATCTCCACCTtaggcagcccccccccccccccagatcagATTTGTATAACCCCAAACAAACACACACTCCGGGATCAAGGAATGTAGCAACTTCTGAAGTTCTCTATAGGGAAGACTTTGGAGGGTGgtgaggggctggagggtggTGAGCTAGGGTAAGGTGGGGACAACCACAGGACTTGTCTCGAAGCTGCATTTGCAGAACcagtattctgttttaaaattgttaaagatTTCCCCTTTTTAACTTGGGTGCAGTAAGGTGCACACCTCTTAAATTTACAGCCTGTTGAACATTTCCATCTGCTGATAGCCATGTAGCCACCATATTTTTCAGATCCCCAGAAGGTTCTCTCATGCCCCCTCCCAGGTGATACCCTCCAAAGATAACCAACCACTTTCTGGTCACCATTGATTAGTTGTTCCTGCTTTTGTATCGTATAAATGAAGTCACACAGAATGTACTGGTTTGGGTTtagcttttttcactcaacatgatgtttgtgagattcatccatgtggttgcatgtatcagtagtggCTGGTTTGTTTCTCATTATGATGTCATGGTCTATTGTGTGAATATGCtctaatttatttactcattcttcTGTGGAcggacatttggtttgtttctagtTGTTGGCTACCATGAAAGATATTGATATgaacattcttttgtttttattttttttttacttttgtgagagagagaaagttcgagcagtggaggggcagagagagagagggggagagagggaatcccaagcagggtcctcactgttagcgcagagcccgatgcgaggcttgaacccacgaaccgtgagatcatgacctgagctgaagtcagacgctgaaccgacggagtcacccaggcacccctatatgagCACTTTTATACATGAGCCAGTTTTCACTTAATTTGTAAGTATGAAAAGCAAGATTTCTAAAGATGATTTTATCCATGTTTCATAAGATTGAGAAAATAACAATCTGCTATGTCaaatatcatcattattatttttattatttaaaaaagtttaggggcgcctgggtggctcagtcggttaagcgtccgacttcagccctggtcacgatctcacggtccgtgagttcaagccccgcgttaggctctgggctgatggctcagagcctggagcctgcttccgattctgtgtctccctctctttctgcccctcccccgttcatgctctgtctctctctgtctcaaaaataaataaatgttaaaaaaaaattaaaaaagtttaaaaatttttatgtttgtttatttttgagagagagagcatgagcaggggaggggcagagagagagggagacatggaacctgaagcaggttctaggctctgagctgtcagcagagagcctgatgtgggctcgaacccacaaactgcaagatcatgacctgaactgaagttggacccttaactgactaagccacccaggcgccccccttattatatttttttaagttcatttattctgagagagagacgagggaggagaagagagagagggagagagagaatcccaggcaggctctgcaccatccgcgcagagcctgatgcagggcttgaacccacaaactgagatcatgatctgagctgaaaccgagagtcggatgcttaactgactgagtgacccaggcaccccaactatcattatttttgttgatgttgttatGCTTTCATTTTGAGGGTTTTGAACGGCTAAAGCCCTCCCTCTGTGGCATTGGGCATATTGCTGTTCTCTGGCACAAAGTTTGAGTGGTCTGGGGTCCTGTGACAGGCACGTAAGTAACATTCAGGGTGTGTATGATTCATTTCTCCTGTTTTCCTCCCCTTTGCTTTTCATGCCTTCCAAActcatctattatttcttttcactctccttttgcctctttgcctttc
This region includes:
- the LTA gene encoding lymphotoxin-alpha isoform X2, with translation MTPPGRLYLLRVCSAPLLLLLLGLLLALPPEAQGLPGVGISPSAARTTYQHPQKHFAQGTLKPAAHLIGDPSTQNSLRWRANTDRAFLRHGFSLSNNSLLVPTSGLYFVYSQVVFSGEGCFPKATPTPLYLAHEVQLFSSQYPFHVPLLSAQKSVCPGPQGPWVRSVYQGAVFLLTQGDQLSTHTDGISHLLLSPSSVFFGAFAL
- the LTA gene encoding lymphotoxin-alpha isoform X1 gives rise to the protein MTPPGRLYLLRVCSAPLLLLLLGLLLALPPEAQGLPGVGISPSAARTTYQHPQKHFAQGTLKPAAHLIGKHHLALQTHSPQLSSYTPSRNQASTAPLPQLSPPPKTGASLSHLSSQPSPQEPSPAPTSSGIKTADPQLLDLSHPLWLFLGDPSTQNSLRWRANTDRAFLRHGFSLSNNSLLVPTSGLYFVYSQVVFSGEGCFPKATPTPLYLAHEVQLFSSQYPFHVPLLSAQKSVCPGPQGPWVRSVYQGAVFLLTQGDQLSTHTDGISHLLLSPSSVFFGAFAL